The genome window GCGTCGTCACGAGTTCCGGCCATTCCATTTGCGCGAGCAGACGCAGGCCCGTCTCCACATCGTTCCCTTGCATAATGGCCCAATCCAGCGCGGCGCGAATATTCCCAATCTCGCGAGTGAGTGCGTGCTGCCATCGTACGTCTTCCAACGACTCGACGAGCGGCGCCAGAGATTCGACGAAGGCCATGAAAAAACGCGCGTGCTTGGCGGCGATGTCGCCGGCGTCGCCCGCGGCCTCCAAACGGTCGCGGGTGTATCTCCGCAGGATGAACAACATGCCGTAACGCCGTTCTTCGCCAAAGGGATCGACGAAAACGAGCGATTTGGAAACGAGCGCTCCGAGTACGTCGTCCATGCGCTCCCGATCGATACCGTTTCCAGCACACACCGCCGAAGCGGATTCCAGCGTCCATCCGCCGACGAAGATCGCGAGCCGCAAGAGCACGGCACGTTCCTCGTCGTCGAGCAGATCGAAGCTCCAATCGATCAGCGCGCGCAGCGTCCGCTGCCGCGGCGCGAGATCGCTGCCGGTTCCCGATAGGAGTAACAGCCGCTCGTCTAATTGTTGCGAGAGTTGCTTTGGCGTGAGCGTGGCCGTCTTCGAAGCGGCGAGCTCGATGGCCAGCGGAATGCCGTCGAGTTTTCTGGCGATTTCGGCGACTGCCGGCGCGTTCTCGTCGTTTAGCGTAAAACGCCGGTCGAGCACCGCGGCACGCTCGGCGAAGAGCCGGATTGCGGGGCTCTGCATCGCATCGGCGGCGCTGAGATGCTCGAGATCATCCTGCACCGGCAGCCCAAGTGGGTCGAGCCGATAGATGCATTCGCCGGTAATGTCCAGGCTCTGGCGGCTGGAGGCCAGGACTTTGATCTTCCGGCACTCCCCTAATATCGCGGCGACAACGCGCGCCGCGGGCTCGATGAGATGCTCGCAATTATCGACGACGATCAGCGCGTGCTTATCTCGCAGCGATTCTACCAGCGCTTCGAGCGGATCGTCTTTCGGGGCAAGCCGCAGGCCCATATCGTGCGCGATCGACGCTGGAATATCGTTTCCACTCGAAAGCGGCGCGAGCCGCACCACCCACACGCCGTCGTCGAACCGGTCCAGCAACGGGACAACGGCCTGTAGCGTGGCTCGCGTCTTTCCCACCCCGCCGGGCCCGACCACGGTGACGAGATCGTGCTGTTCCAGCAGCGCGAGGAGATCCGCGATCTCCGCCTCGCGCCCGACGAACGAGGTGAGCATTCGCGGAAGATTGTTTCGCGGACACTCTTGCGCGCGCAACTTCGGGTTGAGCGCGACGAGGGCGAGGCCCGCGGCTTCTACCAGCGTCGCTATACTGCGGCAATCCTCCGGTTCGCATTCGATGCGCCCCGGCGTAAGCACCAGAAAACCGACCAACGTTCCGCTCGCCATCATGGGGAAAGCGAGATCGCCGGGCGCCTGCGATCGGAGCGCGCGAGGGTTCGCCGGCTCCCCCGACGATCGCAAGCGCACGACGAGGGGGTCTGCTGCTTCAACGTGCTCGACCGGGCAATCGTAAGACGACGCCTCGGGCACATAAGCGCCGTTCCGCACGTACACGGCGCTACAAGCCGCGCCCATGTGCTCGTTCAGCGCTTCGATAACGCGGCGAAGCAGTTGCGCCGCATCGTTGAACGACGTTAGCTCGTTTCGCAACCGCGTCAACGCTGCTCGGGCTTCACGGCGCTTCTTCGTGAACGCGCCTTCAACGGCGGCTTCCGTGCGCCGATGAATCGGCGTAAATGCCAGCGTGGCCAGGACGACGATCGCGATTTCCACTGCGGCCCCGGCAACGCGCGAACGATCGGCCACATACCTCTCGGACCACCATTCGGCCAGCGCAAACATCAGCACGATGCCCGTCGTCACCAGGCCGTACGCGTATGCTCGAAAACGCGCCCTCGAGCCGGCTAGCCTCATCCGACGATTATAGCCGAAGCGCAGGTCGCGGGCCACTTTGCCGCCGCCCAGGCAGGTCAAGCGCTTGATTGAAGAGGTGGCGCCGCAAACCGCGAATGTGCCGACTATGGCTACTGCAGGCACCTCCGCTATGCCCGAACGCCTGCGTAAGGCGACCTCGATCTCCGACCTGCGCGAGATGGCCCTGCACCGTGTGCCGCGCGCGTTCTTCCAGTACGGCGATCACGGCTCGTATGCGCAGGCAACGCTGAACGCGAATCGGCACGGGCTCGAAGCCCTCAACTTTCGGCAGCGCATCGGCATCGACGTCGGCTCGCGCGATCTCTCAACCACGATCGCGGGCGAGCCCTCGTCGCTGCCGTTCGCGTTTGGGCCGATCGGCCTCTTAGGCATGCAGCACGGGGACGGCGAGATTCTTGCGTGTCGCGCCGCGCAGGCGGCGGGCATCCCCTTCTGCTTGAGCACCATGTCGATCTGCTCCATCGAAGACGTCGCGGCTGCGGTCGAAAAGCCGTTCTGGTTCCAGCTCTACGTCATGCGCGATCGCGGCTTCGTGCGCGATATGATCGCGCGCGCCGTCGCCGCGCGCTGCAGCGCGCTCATGGTGACGATGGATATGAACATGCTCGGGCAACGCCATTGCGACGTGAAGAACGGCCTCACGGTGCCGCCCAAAGTGACGCTTGCGAATCTCGTCGACGTCGCCACCAAACCGAGCTGGGGGTTGAGCGTGCTGCGCGGCAAGCGCAAAACTTTCGGCAATCTCGCCGGGCGCATCAAGGGCATGGATAGCGTCACCACCCTCTCGCAGTGGGTCTCCACGCAATTCGATCCGACGCTGAACTGGCGCGATATCGAATGGATTCGCGGGCTCTGGCCGGGGCCGCTCGTCATCAAAGGCGTGCTCGATGTCGAAGACGCGCGCATCGCGGCTACAAGCGGCGCCACCTCGATCGTCGTTTCCAATCACGGCGGGCGCCAGCTCGACGGCGCACCGTCGAGCATCTCGGTACTGCCCGCCATCGCGGAAGCCGTCGGCTCGCAGACCGAGGTGCTCTTCGACGGCGGCATCCGTAGCGGGCAAGACGTGCTGCGCGCGCTCGCCCTCGGCGCGCACGCCTGCATCATCGGGCGCGCGTACATCTACGGCCTGGGCGCGGGCGGCGAAGCCGGCGTCACGCGCGCGATCGAGATCCTGCGCACCGAACTCGATACGACGATGGCCCTCACCGGCACCACCTCCGTCCGCTCCGTCAGCCGAAACGTGATCGCGTAAAACGCAGCATCGGCATTATGGCAAGTGGGCTAAGCGGCCGCCGTCGGCCAGCAGCGTCGTGCCGTTTACGAATGCGGCATCGTCGGAGGCGAGGAAACAGATCGCCGCGGCGAGATCTTCCGGTTTACCGACCGCGCCTTGCACTTTTTCGACGCCGCTCTTGATGTTGGGATTGTTCCAGAGCATCGGCGTATCGACGGCACCCGGCGCAACGCCGTTCACGCGAATCTTGCGCGGCTCCATCTCGATCGCGAAACCGCGCGTAAAGGCTTCGATCGCGCCCTTCGACGAGGCATACGGCACCACGTTGGGCGTGGTCGCATGGGCGTGCACCGAACTCAGGTTCACGATCGCCGAGCCCGGCGGCATGTGCGGCGCTCCGTACTTCGCGAAGAAAAACACCGAGCCGAGGTTCGTCGTGATGACGTGAAAGAAATCGGCTTCGGCGATATCGGCGATCGGCGTAAAGGTCATCATCGCGGCGTCGTTCACGATCACATCGAGCGTGCCGTAGGTTGAGAGCGCGGTCGCGACCACCGCTTGCACCTGCGTCGAGTTCCCGACATCCACTTGCGCGGCGATCGCCGTTCCGCCCGCGGCCTTAATGGCATCGACAGTCGCTTGCGCGGGGGCGAGTTGCAGATCGGCAACGACGACGCGCCCGCCCTCGGCGGCCATCTGCAGGCACGTCGCGCGGCCGATTCCCGAGCCGCCGCCCGTCACGATACAGGTTTTGTTTGCGAACCTCATAGCCCGCCGCGTTCGCTCCGGCAAAGGGATGCCCCCTGCGGCCACCGCAATTCGCGAACATGCCCCAACCGATGCGCTTCGGCGTTGCCACCGCCGATCATCAGTGCGAAGCCTACGACGGCCACGACGACATTCGCGACGTGTGGGAGCGCGTGCGCGGCCTGGTCCCGCGCGGCAAAGCGACCGATTTCTGGAATCGCTATCGCGAAGACGTGGCGCTCGCGCGATCGCTCGGGTGCACGGCGTTCCGGCTCTCGCTCTCGTGGGCGCGGCTCGAGCCGAAGCCGGGCGTCTGGGACGACGCGGCGTTCGCGCACTATCGCGACGTGCTGCAAACCATGCGCGACGCGGGCATGCAGACCGTGGTCACTCTGGTGCACAACACGTGGCCGCTCCACGTGCAGGCTGCGGGCGACGGCGCGGGGCTGCTCGATGCAGGCTTTCCCGATCGCATGGTCGCGTATGCGGCGATCGTCGCGCAGCGCCTCGGCGATCTGATCGACTACTACGTCACGCTGAACGAACCGAATCAACTCGTTTACGGATGGATCCGCGGTTTTTGGATGCGCAGCTATGCGATGCCGCCCGGGCAGCCGCCATATATGACGAGCGATCGCCAGATGGAAGACGTGCTCAAGCTGATCCCGAATCTCTTTCGCGCGCACGCCCTATCGCGCGCGGCGATCCAACGCTATCATCCGCGCGCGCCAGTCGGAACTAACCCGCTCGTGCTCGGCCTGCCGCGCTGGCTGCAGCGCTGGATCGATCGCAACGCAACGCACCTGCAATCGCCCGAACAGGCGAAGCGGCAAGCGGCGCGGCTCTCGCAACCGTGGCTGCTCGAAGGCGGCCAAGTCGATATCTCGATCGCGCAGATCACGATGACGCAGACGCGCGAAGAGCGCACGCTCTTTTCGGAGCCGTATTACACCACGCACCTCTGCGTGCTGCATCCCGCGTCGTTGACGCTACCGCAAGATTTCGCATATTGGACCGGGCGCGTCGGCGTCGTCTCCGATATGCTGCCCGCAAAGCTCGCAACCGGTAGCCTTCCAGCGGCACAAGTTCGATACTTTGCCGGTGTAGCGGACGCGGTCGCCGCGTTGCGCGGCGGCGAACTCGACGCGGTGTTCGACGACGACGTCGTCCTGCGCCAATATGCGAACGCACCGCTCTCGCTTACGCGGCTACCGGGGCCCGGCCAACACTTCGCGATCGCCATGGCCTTCGGCAGCCGCACGCTGCTCAACACCGTCGATCTCGCGCTGCGCGATTTAAAACGTACCCATCCCGATATGCCGGACGTGCTGAATCGCAAAACGATCGCGAACCTCGGCACATCGAAGGTGCAAGCGGGCGCCGTCGGGTCGCACGACGGCGATACGCCGGTGGTGCCGGATATGGACGAATCGGTGCGGCGCATCCGCAAGCGCGGCGTACTGCGAGTCGGCATTCACCCGGGCATTCCCGGTCTTTGCGAAGCGGCGGGCGACACGCATCTGCCGCCGGCGCAGCGCTACGCCGGCCTCGAGCCGGAGATCGCCCGTCGGCTTGCGCTGCGCATTCTCGGCGACGGGAATAAGGTCGAATTCGTGCCGTTACGAGGCGATAAGCGCTTCGGCGCGACGCATTCGTGGTTACAGACGCTCTTCGCGCTGCGCAAGAGTATCGCCATGTTCGGCACGCTGCTGGGCACGAATTGGTGGAATCTCGGCATGGCCGGCAAACTTCCCGCGTTTCTCTGCCCGCCTGAGTGTATCGGCGCGCTCGATTACGTCGGCGTCGATTATTACTGGGGCGTTCCGTCCTTCTGGCCGCCCGAACTCCATCGCCTCAGCGCCGCCGCCGAATTCAAATACGCCAGCGCTCCCGTTTGGCCGGGCGCGCTCGATGCGATTCTGCGCGAGCAAGCGCAAACGTTCCCCGGGAAGCCGATCATCGTCATCGAGAACGGCTGCGTTACGAATGCCGACGGATTCACGCGCGCCAAGTACCTGGATGCGCATGTCCGCGAAGTGCGGCGCGCGGTCGATCGCGGCGTCCCCGTCGCCGCCTATCTCTGCTGGAGCATCACCTCCAACCGCGAGTGGGGCCTGGTCTTCGACGACAACAGCGACTTCGGGCTCTACCACATCGATCTCGATACCGATCCTTCCCTCACCCGCACCCCCACCGACGCCAGCACCCGCTACGCCCAGCTCATCGCCGGAGCGCCGCCCGAGGCCTAGCACGTCGCCGCTATTGTGTGCCGATGGCGCTGGAGCGGCCGCGCAGGACGAATTTCTGGATTTTGCCGGTTGCGGTTTTGGGTAGCTCCGCGACGAAGTGGAAGGTTTTGGGCACCTTGAAGTGCGCCATCGCGTCGCGCGCGAACGCGCGCAGTTCTTCTTCGCTAACGCTTGCACCGCCGGCGACGATGACGAATGCGTGCGGCGCTTCGCCCCATCGCTCGTCCGGAATGCCGACCACCGCAACTTCTTGCACGGCAGGATGACGTAAGAGCAAGCCCTCCACCTCGACCGAAGAGATGTTCTCGCCGCCGCTGATAATCACGTCTTTGAGACGATCGCGAATCTCCACGTAGCCGTCCGGATGCACCACCGCCGCGTCGCCGGTGTGAAAAACGCCGCCGTAGAACGCGCGCGCCGTCGCTTCGGGATCGTTGAAGTAGCCTTCCATCACCACGTTGCCGCGCACGACGATCTCGCCGGCGGTCGCACCGTCGTGCGGCACCTCGTCCCCGCGTTCGTCGACGACGGTCAGTTCGCCCGAGGTAATCAATTCCACACCCTGCCGCGCTTTGATGCGCGCGCGTTCGCCGGGCGAGAGCTCCACATGCTCCGCGAGCGGTTCGCAGATCGTAATGAACGGAGCGGTCTCGGTGAGGCCGTACACGTGCGTCACCTCCCAGCCCAAGTCGTGCTCGATGCGCTCGATCGTCGCAGCGGCCGGCGGCGCGCCTGCCGTAAGGACGCGCACTCCCCGGCGCATACCGCTGCGCAGCTCTTGCGGGGCGTTCGCGATGCCGATCAGGACCGTGGGCGCCGCGCACAGCATCGTCACCCGCTCCTGGTTGATCAGCGCAAAGATCCTCGCGGGCTCGACTTTGCGCAGGCACACGTGCGTGCCGCCGGCGGCCGTCACGGTCCACACGAACGTCCAGCCGTTGGCATGAAACATCGGCAGCGTCCACAGATAGCGGTCGTCGGGCGTCATGTGCACGTGCACCAGCGTACCGACCGAATTGAAGTACGCATTGCGGTGCGTGATCATCACGCCCTTCGGATTGGCGGTTGTGCCGCTGGTGTAGTTGATCGTGATGAGATCGTCTTCGGAAATGTCCGGCCGCACGACATCGGCCGCCGAGCCGCGCGCCAGCTCGGTTTCGTAATCGAGCCAGTCGGGCTTCTCGCCTTCGAGCGCGATCACGCGCTCGACGCCGGGGATTTGGTCGCGAATGCTCTCGATCGCGTCCAGATAATCGGCATGAGCGCAGACGACCCGCGCGCCGCTGTGATTGATGATGTATGCGAAGTCGTTCGGCGTAAGGCGATAATTGATCGGCACCAAAATCGCGCCGATCTGCGGCACGGCGTAGAAGGCTTCGAGCAAGGCGTGCGTGTTTGGCGCGACGTATGCGACGCGGTCGCCCTTGCCGATGCCGTAGCCTTGTAGGATTGCCGACCATCGGTCGCATCGCTCGAACAAGGCCTCGTACGTGAGGCGCAGGCCCTCGTCGACGACGGCTTCGCGTGTGCCGTAGAGGCGGCGGGCACGGCGCATGAATTCCAGCGGGGTCAGCGGTGTCTTCATGCGCGCAGATTCGAGATGTTTCCGGCCGATTCCACTCAGTTGCGGCTCCAGAGATCGCGAAGATCTTTAGGTAGCGTCTTTTTGATCTTGGCGCATTCCTCGGGCATGCGGCGCATCAATACCGCCAGAACGCCGGGCGCGATCCATTCCGGGTCGAAATCTTCCTCGTAGCCGGTGAACGCGTCCTCGATTTTACTGAGGAACGCCTCCGCCGTCCCATGTTCGATCGGCTCGTTCGGCGGATTCCAACTTTCGAAATAGATCCCGCGGATCAGCGTGGGAAATTGGGCCGCGAGGTTCGCATTTTGGTCGACGCCGAGTTCGTCGCGTAACGCGTGCAGTACGCCGCGCAGCGCCTGCAGCGCTTCCGGGCGATCGTACGCATCGGCAGGCCACGTATCGCCGCCTTCTACCTCGCGCTGAATATCGTCGAGCCATTCGTACGTTTCTTGGACGGTCCGGTCGAACATCGCGATGCGATCGGTACTTTTCATGTTTGCCTCCTACCTCAGGTAGAGCGAGCATAGGGACCCGGCGAGGCGAAGCTGAGGAAGATTTCAAGAACGGCGGGTCGTTCTTCGAACCTTCTCCATGGCATGGCATACAACGCCTATCATTTTAAAAAACAACCATCGACACTGCGAGGCGGAGCAACTTTGCAAGCAGTTGTCAGCTTGGCCGCAGGGAGAGTGCTTTTATGATTCCGATCATTCACACGACGTTCAAGGGCATGGACCAGAGCGACGCGCTGGAAAGCCTGGTCCGCAAGGAAGCAACGAAACTCGAGCGCTTCTTCGACGGGATCACGAGTTGCAGCGTCGTGATCGACAAGCCGAAGCACCACATCGAGGGATCGCAGTATCAGGTTCGCATCGTGCTCGACGTTCCCGGCGAACAGATCGTCGTCAGCAAGGACCCAAGCGAGCATGCGACGCTAGCCCGGACGGAAACGCAACGCGTCCACAAGAGCCAAGAGCTCGACACCGTCCACAAGTACGCGCAAGTCGCGGTGCAAGATGCGTTTCGAAGAGCCGGCCGCCGTTTGGAGGACTACGCCCGGCATCTTGCAGGAGCGGTGAAGACCCACGAGCCTGTGGTCACCGCCGAGGTCGCGACGTTGGGCGAGGATTTTGGCTTCTTACGCGCGCCCGACGGGCACGAAGTGTACTTCCACCGCAATAGCGTTCTGAACGACGGGTTCAAACATTTGCGCGTCGGTTCAGCCGTTAGATTCGTGGAGGAAGCCGGCGAGAAAGGTGCCCAGGCGAGCACGGTCACTCCGGTCGATCACCGCAGCGCGTAAACGGGACGGCTACTGCCGGCCGGCCGGACGGTATTCGTCACCCTTGCGATCGTGCGCACGCTTGTCCAGCCGAGGTTTGATATGCAGCGCTTTGAGCGACGACATCGAGGCGTCGAGGACGCTGTACTCGTTTTCATGCAGGCGGACATCCACGCGCAGCTCTCGCACTTCCGTGTCGGCAAAGAGATCGGAGATGCGTACCAGAAGGTGTTCGAGCATTCGGCGCGCGCTTTCGCGCGAACCGTGGTGTCCGTAGCCCTCGTATTCGCTCGCCAGCTCCCTGGCGCTCTCCGGCCCGAGCGGCACGGTCCGCTGCACGCTGTGCGTGGCGCTATGCACGCCGATGGTTTTCCCGAGCGATTCGTCGGTCTTGCCGAAAATCACGATATCCGTCCCAGGCCCGGTAAAGACTTGCGCCAGAATCGGCTCGGCGGTATGGCGGCGAATCGCCTCGTAGGCCTCTCGAACGGCCTCGATGCTTTCCAGCGGTGTTTGCGCGGCTGCATCCGCGACACGTAACACGATCGGGACGAACCGCGGGTCCGGCGCATTGCGTCGCTCGGCGAAAGCGACCGCGTCTTCGGCAGAGTCCACGTACTTGCTACGAGCAACGCGAATTCCATAGTGGTCGAGTGCCGCGAAGGCCTCCATCTTATCGACGTTCATACTTCTTACCCTGACCGAACAAATGGAATATTTGATGAAGGGGGCGGGTTGCAGGGCGGCAAGCGCTCGCCGTGGGTCATCGAATATTCGCACGACCTTCACAAAAAACGGACATTAAAACGTTACGCTAATCGAGCCGGAAGAGTTCAAAAAAACTCCAAGGCGGGAATCCCAAAATGACGGACTGTTTATGTAATTGCATGAGCAAACTTAAAAGTGCTTATAGCCAAACGTATCGCTTCTCATGAAAACGATCGCGGCATAGAAAACAGTTACGATCACGAAGAACGGCACAAGTGCAGCAAAATTGTGCCGTTCGCGTTTTAGCGGTGGTGCTGACATGATGCAATCTCCAGAAAACGAACCGACGCAGGAGGAGATCGACGCACTGGTCACCGGCGAAGACCGGCAAGTGCTCGAGATCCCCAGCGTACCTGACGACGTGAAGGCGGAGATTCAGGAGCAGCTCGAGCGGCGCGAGGAAGACGATCTCGACCAAGAGCGAGCCGAAGATGCTCGGAACCTGCCCTAGCCGTTCTCCGCTCGATATGCGGCGATGACGCGGTCGGCGGCGCGGAAGGCTTCGGAGGCGATCGGGATGCCGGCATACACGCCGGCTTGGAGGATGATCTCCACGATCTCGTCCTCGGTAATGCCGTTGTTCAGCGCTCCGCGCACGTGTACTTCAAACTCCGGCCAGCGTGCCAGCGACGCGAGGATCGCGAGGTTGATCACGCTGCGATCGCGCAGCGCGAGCCCCGGGCGTATCCACACGTTGGCCCAACAGTGCTCTTCCGCAAACGCCGCAAATGCGGCTTGAAACTTCGTTGGCTGCGGCCCCGGCTTGTCCACGTATGCCGATCCTAGCACCGTGCGCCTCAGCGCCTTCCCCTTGGCAATGCGTTCGCTCTGGCTCATACGCGCTACTCCGCCGGGCGGCCGCGCATGGCCTCTCGCGAAAAGGGTGCCGACTGCGCCCTCGCTCGGCAGGCACCGGGCAAGGGGACGGCGCAGACGGGCCTATGACTTTAGTAAGGAGAGAAACGCATGCGTAGATTCCGCCTCAAATGGTCGGCACTCGCCATCATCCTCGTCGCCGCAAGTATTATCGGCACGAGCCTCGTCCATACGGCGCGGGCGGCCACCGCGCCCTCGCAGATCAAGATCGGAACGCTCTATGCGAGCAGCGGCACGTTCGCCGTCGCTTCTCAGGGGCAGTATCAGGGCCTGAAGTACTGGGCCGCGGCCGTGAACAAAACCGGCGGCATCTTCGTCAAGGCATACGGCAAGAAGATCCCGGTGAAAATCATCGCCTATGACGACCAGAGCAACACGTCCACCGCGACGACGCTCTACAACCAATTGATCACGCAAGACAAGGTCGACGTGCTGGTTGCCGATTTCGGCTCGGTGCTGACATCGGTCGCGATTCCGTTGGCCGAAGAGCATCACATGCTGCTGGTCGATCCGACCGGTTCGGGCGCGAACTTCTTCACCAAGAAAACCGACTATCTGGCCGACGTCAGCATCCCGTCCTCCACCGTCTGGCCGATCCCGCTTGCGCAATTCATCCTGCAACAGAAGATCAAACGCGTCGCGGTCATCTACGACTCGAATGATTTCGACGCATCGCAAGCCGAGACGCTCAAGTTCGTGCTCGCAAAGGGCGGCGTGACGCCGGTCTATTACAACGGCGTGCCGACCACCGAATCGAACTACGCGGTGCTCCTGCACACCATCGCCGCGCAGCGGCCGGAAGCCGTGTTGGAATTCGGCTACGCACCCAACGATATCGCGTTCCTTCGCGATCTCGCTTCGAGCGGTCTGCATTTCAACATGACCTTCACCATCTTCCCCGGGCAGCTGCTCGCGCTGCTGACCAAAAACGTCGGCGCTAAGGCGCTGGCGTATACCTACACCTACCCGACGCCGCCGCTGGTACGCCACGACGTCGTCAACCTCGGTGACAACACCAGCCAGTTCGTCAAGAACTTCACGGCGGCGATGCACCAGGCGCCGAATTTCCTCGATGCCGCCGGCTACAACACCGGCCTGATCATCCAGAATATGATCGCGAGGGCGCCGGCCTTCACTCAGCTCGATTTCCACCAAGCCTTGATGGATATGTCGGGCAAGACCACGACCGTGCTCGGCGACTTCAAGATCAATGAGAACGGCGCGCAGCTCGGCGAGCTGCTCCCGGTCGCACAACTCGTTCCGGAAGGCCAGGGGGTCAAGATCGTTGTCGTGTTTCCTCCGGGCAAAGGTACCGGCAAGCCCATCTATCCGGCACCGCAGCACTAACGTCGCCTACCTCTCCCGCCGGCGCAAGCCGGCGGGAGTACTTCGCGTGAGAACGTAACGAGCGCATGAGCACGAGTCTTCTTGCCTACGCATTGATCGGCGGCATCCTGTACGGGATATTCTTCGCATTGGTCGGCGTGGGCCTCAACCTGATCTTCGGCGTGATGCGCATGATCAATCTCGCGCACGGGCAGTTCGTGCTGCTCGGCGGGTACGGCGCATTTCTGCTCGTCCAACACCTGCATCTCAACCCGATTTTCGGCATTCCGTTAGCGGTGGCCGGCGCGATCGTCGTCGGCATTCCGCTCTATGCCGCGGTCGTGCCGCGCCTACAGGCCAGCCGCGACCCCGAGATGCTCTCGTTCATCCTCTTCTTCGGCATCGCTCAAATGCTCGACGCGGTGCTGACGATGGTCTTCGGCGCCAACCAGCGCTCGCTGCCCGAAACGGCGCTGGGCAGCGGGAACATCGGCGTTCTTGGGCAGCAATTCCCCGATAGCTGGTGGGTCGGCGCGGCCGCAAGCCTGCTGGCGATAGGCGGCCTCTACCTCTACTTCACCCGGACGCGCCTCGGTTTTGCGACGCGCGCAATCATGGCGAATCGTGAGGAAGCACTCGCGACCGGCATCGATGTCGAGCGCGTCTCCGCGATTGCGTTCATCATCGGCCTTGCGCTGGCCGGCATCGCGGGCGTCTTCGTGCCGTATCTCCTCGGTTCGATATCGCCCGACATCGGCAACGAACTCACGACCACATCGTTTGCAGTCATCATCATCGGTTCGCTCGGCAACCCGCTGGGCACCATCGTCGGAGGATTGGTATTCGGCATCGGCACGATGTACATGCAAACGTTCTTTCCATCGTGGTCGAATCTGGTGCCCTACGCACTGCTCGTGATCATCGTGCTCATTCGCCCGTCCGGCTTGCTCGGCAAAGCCGTGCGGGTCACCTAACGCATGCGCGCGATTGCAAAACCCGCCCTCAGCGGGCCCGCCACCATCCTTCCCAGCGCGATCACGCTGGCCGTGATCGCCGCGATCTTTTTGCTCGCGCCGCATTTTTACAGCAACCGAAGCCTGCTGTTTACGATGATGACGTTCGCCGTGCTCGCGCAAGGGCTCAACCTGATCTACGGATTTACCGGGTATCTGCCGTTCGGGTACGTGGGCTTCTTCGGCGCCGGCGCGTACACTACGTCGCTGCTGGTGCTTCATAGCCATTTGCCGGTGCTGGCCTGCGTCGTCGCGGGCGGCGCGGGCGCCGTCATCATGGCGCTGATTTTAGGGCCGCTCCTGCGCCTCTCCGGCGCGTATTTTTCGATTGCCAGCCTTGCGGCTTCGCAGATTCTCTACAACATCGTCTCCAACCAAGATCTCTCGAAAATTACCGGCGGTCCGTACGGGCTCAAGATCGATCAGGTCTATAACCCCACCGCTAGCTACCTGACGATGCTCGTAATTTTGCTGCTCGCAACCGGGCTCGCGGCACACTTTCGGTTCTCGCGTTTCGGCATGGCGCTGCGCGCGGTGAAGCAAGATCCGACGAGTGCCGCGATGGCCGGAATCAACGTAGTGCGCGGGCGCCTGATCGTGTGGCTCGTCTCGGCCGCGATTG of Candidatus Dormiibacterota bacterium contains these proteins:
- a CDS encoding AAA family ATPase, whose amino-acid sequence is MRLAGSRARFRAYAYGLVTTGIVLMFALAEWWSERYVADRSRVAGAAVEIAIVVLATLAFTPIHRRTEAAVEGAFTKKRREARAALTRLRNELTSFNDAAQLLRRVIEALNEHMGAACSAVYVRNGAYVPEASSYDCPVEHVEAADPLVVRLRSSGEPANPRALRSQAPGDLAFPMMASGTLVGFLVLTPGRIECEPEDCRSIATLVEAAGLALVALNPKLRAQECPRNNLPRMLTSFVGREAEIADLLALLEQHDLVTVVGPGGVGKTRATLQAVVPLLDRFDDGVWVVRLAPLSSGNDIPASIAHDMGLRLAPKDDPLEALVESLRDKHALIVVDNCEHLIEPAARVVAAILGECRKIKVLASSRQSLDITGECIYRLDPLGLPVQDDLEHLSAADAMQSPAIRLFAERAAVLDRRFTLNDENAPAVAEIARKLDGIPLAIELAASKTATLTPKQLSQQLDERLLLLSGTGSDLAPRQRTLRALIDWSFDLLDDEERAVLLRLAIFVGGWTLESASAVCAGNGIDRERMDDVLGALVSKSLVFVDPFGEERRYGMLFILRRYTRDRLEAAGDAGDIAAKHARFFMAFVESLAPLVESLEDVRWQHALTREIGNIRAALDWAIMQGNDVETGLRLLAQMEWPELVTTPQQAMRWFDAAKASASTADALTKARALRHHVRLEWLVGRPIDGREKAAIEALDAARASSNPDEIARALANVGSVHRDAGRFEEAEKLFAQAYQAPHALSTLSVNDVLRNWAIANLQHGDIDTARRRFSEVASRERPGSEAYASALLNLGELEFAANNVDAARSAAAKAREAFAQLNAAPLALAVCNQAAYAMAVDDFDEARNLLREALSLLKKSGARWMITALEHHATLGVLVHENERAAALLGFTNAHYVKTNDTRQRTEQFGYERAMRLLSDVYAEDELVRRLSAGAGLTADEALEHAAAISQHIRPPAATAAI
- a CDS encoding alpha-hydroxy acid oxidase, which translates into the protein MRKATSISDLREMALHRVPRAFFQYGDHGSYAQATLNANRHGLEALNFRQRIGIDVGSRDLSTTIAGEPSSLPFAFGPIGLLGMQHGDGEILACRAAQAAGIPFCLSTMSICSIEDVAAAVEKPFWFQLYVMRDRGFVRDMIARAVAARCSALMVTMDMNMLGQRHCDVKNGLTVPPKVTLANLVDVATKPSWGLSVLRGKRKTFGNLAGRIKGMDSVTTLSQWVSTQFDPTLNWRDIEWIRGLWPGPLVIKGVLDVEDARIAATSGATSIVVSNHGGRQLDGAPSSISVLPAIAEAVGSQTEVLFDGGIRSGQDVLRALALGAHACIIGRAYIYGLGAGGEAGVTRAIEILRTELDTTMALTGTTSVRSVSRNVIA
- a CDS encoding SDR family oxidoreductase, producing the protein MRFANKTCIVTGGGSGIGRATCLQMAAEGGRVVVADLQLAPAQATVDAIKAAGGTAIAAQVDVGNSTQVQAVVATALSTYGTLDVIVNDAAMMTFTPIADIAEADFFHVITTNLGSVFFFAKYGAPHMPPGSAIVNLSSVHAHATTPNVVPYASSKGAIEAFTRGFAIEMEPRKIRVNGVAPGAVDTPMLWNNPNIKSGVEKVQGAVGKPEDLAAAICFLASDDAAFVNGTTLLADGGRLAHLP